A region from the Rufibacter sp. DG15C genome encodes:
- a CDS encoding AAA family ATPase, whose amino-acid sequence MKKIAITGPESTGKSTLAAHLAAHFQAPWVPEYARHYIAELTRPYLAHDLDQILKGQLHRWKAAEASNPHLLILDTEALVMKIWSEHAYGQASSYILQELDKQQIDLYLLLNVDLPWEPDPQREHPHLRQYFYEWYKRELQQRNAPFVEISGTHHARFQAAVHAVEQILIAD is encoded by the coding sequence GTGAAAAAAATAGCCATCACCGGCCCCGAAAGCACTGGCAAGTCAACCTTGGCCGCACACCTAGCCGCCCATTTTCAAGCGCCTTGGGTACCCGAGTACGCCCGTCACTACATCGCAGAACTAACCCGACCGTACCTAGCCCATGACCTGGACCAGATCCTAAAGGGACAGTTACACCGTTGGAAGGCCGCCGAAGCTTCAAATCCCCATCTCCTGATTCTGGACACCGAGGCGCTGGTCATGAAAATCTGGTCTGAACATGCCTACGGTCAGGCCTCATCTTACATCTTGCAGGAGCTGGACAAGCAGCAAATAGACCTGTACCTGCTCTTAAACGTAGACTTGCCCTGGGAGCCCGACCCGCAGCGCGAGCATCCGCATTTGCGGCAGTATTTCTATGAATGGTACAAGCGCGAGCTGCAGCAAAGGAACGCCCCGTTTGTTGAAATATCTGGTACCCACCACGCTCGTTTCCAGGCGGCCGTACACGCCGTAGAACAAATATTAATTGCAGACTAA
- a CDS encoding penicillin-binding protein 1A: MSEKKKKIQPQSKYNKWVRNLWKVFGAGVVFVILYFVAVDVNFLYLFGESPGLDELENPRSNVPSEIYTADGVMIGRYFRENRDPVPFDSIAPIMAKALIATEDERFYKHQGIDPIGLLAAVRDNLSGDTRGASTITQQLAKNLYKTRTKNTKGVLGYIPGISTLIAKTKEWNTAIKLEQRYTKDEILGMYLNTVDFGSNAFGIKVAASTFFSTTPDKLKPEEAAMLVGVLKAPTTYNPRFNPKNALARRNVVLEQMAKNKVIPQAQADSLTQVPISLQYHVEEHLDGVPAYYRQAVNEFVRRWSEEKGLDFYSEGLKIYLTIDSRMQRLAEEALREKMKNLQRRFESHWSRRNPWVDDQDKEIPNFIENSIKRTAVYQSLKAKHGDDTAAINRDLNTPKKMQVFTWKGMKDTTLSSMDSLRYYKRFLHAGMMTMDPYTGHIKAWVGGIDYENFKYDHVKQARRQPGSTFKPFVYAAAIDQGYSPCDKLQDKNVTIRYVEDGKDMEWTPHNADYSISGRQMSLRHAMGRSINTVTAQLTEAIGWETVRKFARRLGITSPLEAVPSIGLGSSDVSVFEMVNAYSTFVNNGFLNKPILVLKIEDRNGNLIEQFNPQQKRVISEETAFLMVHMLKGTMEEPGGTSQALWEYELWKKGNQVAGKTGTTSNHSDGWYMGVTKDLVTGVWVGGEDRSIHFRTSAYGEGSKTALPIFGRFMEKVYQDPTLGIKLGPFPKPAVKIRKPYNCITVVPRKPKVIDSVAVDSLLQQLNDSISAQF, encoded by the coding sequence ATGTCAGAAAAAAAGAAGAAGATACAACCGCAATCCAAGTACAACAAATGGGTGAGAAACCTGTGGAAGGTGTTTGGCGCGGGCGTCGTGTTTGTGATCCTGTACTTTGTAGCCGTAGACGTCAACTTCCTGTACCTCTTCGGGGAAAGCCCGGGACTGGACGAGTTGGAGAACCCGCGCAGCAACGTGCCCTCAGAAATCTACACCGCAGACGGCGTCATGATAGGCCGTTACTTTAGAGAAAACCGCGACCCGGTGCCGTTTGACAGCATTGCGCCCATCATGGCCAAAGCCCTCATTGCTACTGAGGATGAGCGTTTCTACAAGCACCAGGGCATTGACCCCATCGGGTTGCTTGCCGCTGTAAGAGACAACCTAAGCGGTGACACCCGCGGGGCCTCTACTATCACGCAGCAGCTGGCCAAGAACCTCTACAAGACCCGTACTAAGAATACCAAAGGCGTGCTGGGCTACATACCGGGCATTTCTACCCTCATTGCCAAAACCAAGGAGTGGAACACCGCCATTAAGCTGGAGCAGCGCTATACCAAAGATGAGATTCTGGGCATGTACCTGAACACCGTGGACTTCGGGAGCAACGCCTTCGGGATTAAAGTGGCCGCCAGCACGTTTTTCAGCACGACACCAGATAAACTAAAGCCCGAGGAGGCCGCCATGCTGGTGGGCGTCCTGAAAGCCCCAACCACCTACAACCCACGCTTCAACCCGAAGAACGCCTTGGCCCGCCGCAACGTAGTGTTGGAACAGATGGCCAAGAACAAGGTCATCCCCCAAGCGCAGGCGGACTCTCTAACGCAGGTTCCCATCAGCCTACAATACCACGTAGAGGAGCACTTGGACGGCGTGCCGGCCTACTACCGCCAGGCCGTGAATGAGTTTGTGCGCAGGTGGTCAGAGGAGAAGGGCCTGGACTTTTATTCTGAGGGGCTTAAGATTTACCTCACTATTGACTCCAGAATGCAGCGTCTGGCAGAGGAAGCTTTGCGCGAGAAGATGAAGAACCTGCAGCGCCGCTTTGAGAGCCACTGGAGCAGGCGCAACCCCTGGGTAGATGACCAGGACAAGGAGATTCCTAACTTCATAGAGAACTCTATCAAGCGCACGGCGGTCTACCAGTCCTTAAAAGCAAAGCACGGCGATGACACCGCGGCCATTAACCGCGATTTGAACACGCCCAAGAAAATGCAGGTCTTCACCTGGAAGGGCATGAAGGACACCACCTTGAGTTCTATGGACTCATTGCGGTACTACAAACGCTTCTTGCACGCCGGCATGATGACCATGGACCCGTACACCGGGCATATCAAAGCCTGGGTGGGTGGCATTGACTACGAGAACTTCAAGTACGACCACGTGAAACAGGCGCGCCGTCAGCCGGGATCTACCTTTAAGCCGTTTGTGTACGCTGCCGCCATTGACCAGGGTTACTCGCCATGTGATAAGTTGCAAGATAAGAACGTGACCATTAGGTACGTAGAGGATGGCAAGGACATGGAATGGACGCCGCATAACGCAGACTATTCCATCTCTGGGCGTCAGATGAGTTTGCGCCATGCCATGGGTCGTTCCATTAACACGGTGACTGCACAATTAACTGAGGCTATTGGCTGGGAGACCGTGCGTAAGTTCGCCCGCCGTCTGGGCATCACTAGTCCTTTAGAGGCAGTGCCGTCCATTGGTCTGGGTTCCTCAGATGTGAGCGTGTTTGAGATGGTGAACGCCTACAGCACGTTTGTGAACAACGGCTTTTTGAACAAGCCTATCCTGGTCTTGAAGATTGAAGACCGCAACGGCAACCTCATTGAGCAGTTCAACCCGCAGCAGAAGCGCGTGATTAGTGAAGAAACCGCTTTCTTGATGGTACATATGCTCAAAGGCACCATGGAAGAACCCGGCGGAACCTCTCAGGCGCTTTGGGAATATGAGCTCTGGAAGAAGGGCAACCAGGTGGCGGGTAAGACCGGAACCACCTCTAACCACTCAGACGGCTGGTACATGGGCGTGACCAAAGACTTGGTGACGGGCGTTTGGGTAGGCGGCGAGGATAGAAGTATCCACTTTAGGACCTCGGCGTACGGCGAAGGTTCCAAGACGGCCTTGCCTATTTTTGGGCGCTTCATGGAGAAAGTCTACCAAGACCCTACGCTGGGCATCAAACTAGGACCGTTCCCTAAACCTGCGGTGAAAATACGCAAGCCATACAACTGTATCACTGTGGTGCCGCGTAAACCGAAGGTGATTGACTCTGTGGCTGTGGATTCTCTGTTGCAGCAACTCAACGACAGTATCTCCGCGCAATTCTAA
- a CDS encoding nuclear transport factor 2 family protein codes for MRHFFLLLSMAVLSLTASAQTKKAATVNQDAKAVEAAVVKFFDGMRQSDSTLSRSVLAPGARLQSVAKGKDGMVQPRETPMQKFIEMVGQKHEKMLDEGIWNVKVNIDGDFATLWCDYALFVGDTFSHCGVDAFQLYRAQDGWKIFSITDTRRKEGCDMKAAEASRAKK; via the coding sequence ATGCGTCATTTCTTCCTTCTTCTTTCCATGGCAGTGCTCAGCCTGACGGCCTCTGCCCAGACCAAAAAAGCGGCCACAGTCAACCAAGATGCCAAAGCCGTGGAGGCCGCGGTGGTCAAGTTCTTTGACGGCATGCGCCAAAGCGACAGCACGCTATCCAGGTCGGTGCTGGCGCCGGGGGCCCGGTTGCAATCCGTAGCCAAGGGCAAAGACGGCATGGTGCAGCCCAGAGAGACGCCCATGCAGAAATTCATTGAGATGGTGGGTCAGAAGCACGAGAAGATGCTGGACGAAGGCATCTGGAACGTGAAAGTGAATATTGACGGAGACTTCGCCACGCTGTGGTGCGACTATGCGCTGTTTGTGGGTGACACGTTCAGCCACTGCGGGGTGGACGCGTTCCAATTGTACCGCGCCCAAGACGGCTGGAAGATTTTCTCCATCACTGACACCCGTCGCAAAGAAGGCTGTGACATGAAAGCCGCCGAGGCCTCTAGAGCCAAAAAGTAA
- a CDS encoding SIMPL domain-containing protein: MKTSLLLLQLCALAFFLQSCGTDTAGPTGRGKTMILSSSGEISTLPDEASITLHLQCMDKDIKQSKQCLLEKSEALNNLFKSYKIAPEDILTTSINQSKEYGWQNNSNVFLGFRSSITVSLKVRRLAVLEELYPALLTNENVTIGNLAYSHSKLDSLSQEAYQKALTNANTLADKLVKKMGLSGKEILRIANVELPTVQEVHAASVVRPESGMATDAAANSRITLNYGSVYLSKTLHVEYKLD, from the coding sequence ATGAAAACGTCCTTGCTATTGCTTCAACTTTGCGCGCTTGCCTTTTTTCTACAATCCTGCGGAACAGATACGGCAGGGCCCACCGGACGCGGCAAGACCATGATTCTTAGCAGCTCAGGGGAAATTTCAACGTTGCCCGATGAGGCCAGCATTACCCTGCACCTGCAGTGCATGGACAAGGACATCAAGCAATCAAAGCAATGCCTGCTGGAGAAGTCTGAGGCGCTCAACAACCTATTCAAATCGTATAAAATAGCCCCCGAAGACATTCTCACCACCTCCATCAACCAATCCAAAGAGTATGGCTGGCAGAACAACTCCAACGTGTTTTTGGGCTTCAGGTCTTCTATCACGGTTTCCTTGAAAGTGCGCCGCCTGGCGGTGCTGGAAGAGTTGTACCCGGCGTTGCTCACCAATGAAAACGTGACCATTGGCAACCTGGCGTATTCGCATAGCAAGCTGGACAGCCTAAGCCAGGAAGCCTACCAAAAGGCGCTCACCAATGCCAACACGCTGGCAGATAAACTGGTCAAGAAGATGGGCTTGTCTGGCAAGGAAATCCTGAGGATAGCCAATGTTGAATTGCCTACGGTACAAGAAGTTCATGCGGCATCGGTGGTGCGCCCAGAATCTGGAATGGCCACTGACGCCGCCGCCAACTCCAGAATTACGCTCAACTACGGTTCTGTGTACCTTTCCAAAACGCTGCACGTGGAATACAAGCTTGACTAG
- a CDS encoding ABC transporter ATP-binding protein, with protein sequence MEGIVLEARGINKYFYDPVKFQVLTNISFQITHGEFVSVVGKSGCGKSTLLYILSTMDTDYEGELFLDGELMSQRTPTQLAQIRNEKIGFVFQFHYLIQEFNVLRNVMLPGLKLGKYGAPEVEHRAMEYLETLGVADQALKMPNQLSGGQKQRVAIARALINDPVLIMGDEPTGNLDKKNSDIVFGIFQELCQDKKQTLLIVSHDPDFASRSDRVIEMEDGRIISGH encoded by the coding sequence ATGGAAGGCATTGTTCTGGAGGCAAGAGGCATCAACAAGTATTTCTATGACCCGGTAAAGTTTCAGGTGCTCACCAACATCTCGTTCCAGATCACGCACGGCGAGTTTGTGTCGGTGGTGGGTAAATCTGGCTGCGGAAAGTCTACGCTACTCTACATCCTCTCCACCATGGACACTGACTATGAAGGCGAACTCTTCCTGGACGGTGAATTGATGAGCCAGCGCACGCCCACGCAGCTGGCCCAGATCAGGAATGAAAAGATTGGGTTTGTATTCCAGTTTCATTACCTCATCCAGGAGTTTAACGTGCTCAGAAACGTCATGCTGCCCGGTCTGAAACTAGGAAAATATGGGGCGCCAGAAGTGGAGCACCGCGCCATGGAGTACCTGGAAACGTTGGGCGTGGCAGACCAGGCACTCAAAATGCCCAATCAGTTGAGCGGCGGCCAGAAACAGCGGGTGGCCATTGCGCGCGCGCTCATCAATGACCCCGTGCTCATCATGGGTGATGAGCCCACCGGCAACCTGGATAAGAAAAACTCAGACATCGTGTTCGGGATTTTCCAGGAGCTCTGCCAGGACAAAAAACAGACGCTGCTCATTGTCTCGCATGACCCAGACTTTGCCAGCCGGTCAGACAGGGTGATTGAAATGGAGGACGGTCGCATCATAAGCGGGCATTAG
- a CDS encoding DUF354 domain-containing protein has translation MKILIDINHPAHVHYFRNFYKIMTQKNHEILFVSRNKEIEHNLLQLYNIPYINRGKGQNGKIGKFLYLLYADLKIWQIAQKFKPDVFLNFLHPYPSQVAKFMNKTTLVFSDSEHAKLHHKLTVPYATKIFTPSCYTIDLGQKQHRFKSYMELAYLHPNYYKPDPSILDILGVAPEEKFVIVRFVSWAAAHDFGHNGMTLENKRKAVKELSKHARVFISSEGELPEDLESLRIKIPFHKMHDALYYCSLLFGESGTMASEAAVLGTPAIFVNSNRLGYIDEQGEKYGLASYFTESPQDQEKAIERGLEIIQDTGGKAKYSQLRDKLLEDCIDTTEFMVNEVLKYETSKN, from the coding sequence ATGAAAATACTGATAGACATCAACCATCCTGCGCATGTGCATTACTTCAGAAATTTTTACAAGATCATGACGCAGAAGAATCATGAGATTCTGTTTGTATCCAGAAACAAAGAAATTGAGCACAACCTGTTGCAGCTGTATAACATCCCGTACATTAACCGCGGCAAAGGACAGAACGGCAAAATTGGCAAGTTCCTTTACCTGCTCTACGCCGACCTCAAGATCTGGCAGATTGCCCAGAAGTTCAAACCAGACGTGTTCCTGAATTTTCTGCATCCCTACCCGTCACAGGTGGCCAAGTTCATGAACAAAACCACCTTGGTCTTCAGTGACTCTGAGCATGCCAAATTACACCACAAACTAACCGTACCCTATGCAACCAAAATCTTTACTCCCTCTTGTTACACCATTGACCTGGGCCAGAAACAGCACCGCTTCAAAAGCTACATGGAGCTTGCCTACCTACACCCTAACTACTACAAACCAGACCCGTCCATCCTGGACATCCTAGGCGTGGCGCCAGAGGAGAAGTTTGTGATAGTACGGTTTGTGTCTTGGGCGGCTGCGCATGACTTTGGCCACAATGGCATGACCTTAGAGAACAAACGAAAAGCGGTGAAGGAGCTCTCCAAGCACGCCCGTGTGTTCATCTCCTCAGAAGGCGAACTGCCCGAAGACCTGGAATCGCTTAGAATCAAGATCCCGTTCCACAAGATGCATGACGCGCTGTATTATTGTTCCCTATTGTTTGGCGAAAGCGGCACCATGGCCTCAGAGGCCGCGGTATTGGGCACGCCGGCCATCTTTGTGAACAGCAACCGATTGGGCTACATAGATGAGCAAGGCGAAAAATATGGCTTGGCCTCTTACTTTACAGAAAGCCCGCAAGACCAGGAAAAAGCCATTGAGAGAGGTTTGGAGATTATCCAAGACACCGGCGGCAAAGCCAAGTACAGCCAGTTACGAGACAAATTGCTGGAGGACTGCATTGATACCACTGAGTTTATGGTGAATGAAGTACTCAAGTACGAGACCTCTAAAAATTAA
- a CDS encoding ABC transporter permease, giving the protein MNLKLILNIAVGLLRARMSQSIVAAAGVTFGIGMFIALVSFMNGLNQLLDGLILNRLPHVRLYNEIKPSAVQAVERTSKYAGHEHFIRSVKPKDRGKEIYNSQAIIKALKEDPRVVGVAPKAITQVFYNTGTIELGGVIDGIDVVMEDKLFSISDYIIEGNLQDLATVSNSIILGKGIAEKMMVDLGDVVRITAPNGQQGTLKVVGVVQLGIMEIDNVQSFASIETVQKLLGQPSAYLTDIQVNLTDLNLAPATAKEYAALYGLEATDIQAANSQFETGSNIRSIISYAVGITLLIVAGFGIYNILNMMIYEKMDAIAILKATGFSAPDVQYVFLLLSMIIGVAGGVMGLLLGYVISVVIDNVPFKTESLPTIDTFPVYFNPVYYLIGITFALVTTYFAGLFPARKASKTDPVSIIRGK; this is encoded by the coding sequence ATGAACCTGAAACTGATCTTGAACATTGCCGTGGGGCTGCTCAGGGCACGCATGAGTCAGTCCATCGTGGCGGCGGCAGGCGTGACCTTCGGGATTGGGATGTTCATTGCCTTGGTTAGTTTCATGAATGGCTTGAATCAGTTGCTGGACGGGCTTATTTTAAACCGCTTGCCGCATGTGAGGCTCTACAATGAAATAAAGCCGTCTGCGGTGCAGGCCGTAGAACGCACCTCCAAATATGCAGGCCATGAGCATTTCATCAGGTCTGTCAAGCCCAAAGACCGGGGCAAGGAAATTTACAACAGCCAAGCCATTATCAAAGCCCTTAAGGAAGACCCCCGGGTGGTGGGTGTAGCGCCCAAGGCCATCACGCAAGTATTCTACAACACGGGCACCATTGAGTTGGGCGGCGTGATAGACGGCATAGACGTGGTCATGGAAGACAAACTGTTTTCTATTAGCGACTACATCATTGAGGGGAATTTACAAGACTTGGCCACGGTGTCAAACAGCATCATCCTGGGCAAGGGCATAGCGGAGAAGATGATGGTAGATCTAGGTGATGTGGTGCGCATCACGGCGCCCAACGGACAGCAGGGGACGCTAAAAGTGGTGGGCGTGGTGCAGCTGGGCATCATGGAGATAGACAACGTCCAGAGCTTCGCGTCTATTGAGACGGTGCAGAAACTACTGGGCCAGCCCTCTGCCTACCTCACAGACATTCAAGTCAACCTCACCGACCTGAACCTGGCTCCGGCCACTGCCAAGGAATACGCCGCCCTATACGGCCTGGAAGCCACCGACATCCAGGCGGCCAACTCGCAGTTTGAGACGGGCAGCAACATCAGGAGCATCATCTCTTACGCCGTGGGCATCACGCTGCTCATTGTGGCGGGCTTCGGGATTTACAATATCTTGAACATGATGATTTATGAGAAGATGGATGCCATTGCCATTCTCAAGGCTACGGGCTTTTCGGCGCCAGACGTGCAGTACGTCTTTCTCTTGCTGTCCATGATTATTGGCGTGGCCGGCGGGGTGATGGGTTTGCTGTTAGGATACGTGATCTCTGTAGTCATAGACAACGTGCCGTTCAAGACCGAGTCCCTGCCCACCATTGACACGTTTCCCGTGTATTTTAACCCGGTGTACTACCTCATAGGCATCACGTTTGCGTTAGTGACAACGTATTTTGCCGGCTTGTTCCCGGCCCGGAAAGCCAGCAAAACAGATCCGGTGAGCATAATCAGGGGGAAATAA
- a CDS encoding N-acetylmuramoyl-L-alanine amidase: MKLPLHRLLLCCLLVLTASACTKHPYADANKSYKKQVKALAKSLRTTPVTNPGEDSLKQGDYWVGTTNFNLRKPNYVVIHHTAQDSTAQTLKTFTLPRTQVSAHYVIGRDGKVYHMLNDYLRAWHGGSGRWGNNTDINSSSIGIELDNNGTEPFQEAQLESLQQVLAILKKTHKIPTENFIGHSDIAPTRKNDPSRIFPWKRLSEAGFGLWYDEAEVEKLILEETLDRDTLAQDSSLALVLITPQKPDVLPTTVPTLIDSTYLVPTSFNPKDALKIIGYDTKDLPAAIRAFKLHFIQADVSAVLTDRDKKVLYYLYRKYLDL, from the coding sequence ATGAAACTACCCCTGCATCGTTTGTTGCTGTGCTGCCTGTTGGTGCTAACGGCCTCTGCCTGTACCAAACATCCCTACGCCGACGCCAATAAGTCCTACAAAAAACAGGTAAAGGCCCTCGCCAAATCCTTGCGCACCACGCCCGTCACCAACCCCGGCGAGGATTCCCTGAAACAAGGCGACTACTGGGTGGGCACCACCAACTTCAACCTGCGCAAGCCCAACTACGTGGTCATCCACCACACCGCCCAGGATTCCACGGCGCAGACGCTCAAAACCTTTACCTTGCCCAGAACGCAGGTGAGCGCGCATTACGTGATTGGCCGTGACGGCAAGGTCTACCACATGCTCAATGATTATTTGCGCGCCTGGCACGGCGGTAGCGGCCGCTGGGGCAACAACACGGATATCAATTCGTCGTCCATTGGCATTGAGTTGGACAACAACGGGACGGAGCCGTTTCAGGAGGCGCAGTTAGAAAGCCTGCAGCAGGTTCTGGCTATCTTAAAGAAAACCCACAAAATCCCGACGGAGAACTTTATTGGCCACTCAGACATAGCGCCCACCCGCAAAAACGATCCTAGCCGCATCTTCCCCTGGAAACGCTTATCTGAGGCTGGTTTTGGCCTTTGGTATGACGAGGCCGAGGTAGAGAAACTGATTCTGGAGGAGACCCTGGACCGGGACACGCTGGCGCAGGACTCCTCGTTGGCCTTGGTCTTGATTACGCCGCAAAAGCCAGACGTGCTGCCTACCACCGTTCCCACGCTGATTGACTCCACGTACCTGGTGCCCACGTCCTTCAACCCGAAGGATGCCTTGAAAATCATTGGCTATGACACCAAAGACCTGCCGGCAGCCATCAGGGCTTTCAAGCTGCACTTCATCCAGGCAGATGTGAGCGCCGTGCTCACCGACCGTGACAAAAAGGTGCTCTATTACTTATATAGGAAGTATCTGGACTTATAG
- a CDS encoding aldose 1-epimerase family protein, producing MSIAYLENELVRVGVKSHGAELCSFLKKSENLEFIWQADAQFWNRHAPVLFPIVGRLPQDQYLHQGQTYSLPQHGFARDQEFTVLSQTLDQLVYELRSSEQSLQVYPFQFALRIFYTLQDQTLEVKYQVQNLAEGEMLFSIGAHPAFNCPLTPNTTFEDYYLEFSHPETLARYLLEDGTGLQNGQTEPVLDNMAILPLRYSHYEKDALVFKNVRSEKIALKCDQHPHYVQMQFAGFPYLGIWTKRPGAPFLCLEPWHGIAGSAGSPLELSQKEGMVSLGSHQTFEAAYTIAIG from the coding sequence ATGTCCATTGCCTACTTAGAGAATGAATTGGTGCGCGTTGGCGTCAAAAGCCACGGCGCAGAACTGTGCTCGTTCCTCAAGAAATCTGAAAACCTGGAATTTATCTGGCAAGCTGATGCCCAGTTCTGGAACCGCCATGCGCCGGTGCTTTTCCCCATCGTGGGCCGATTGCCGCAAGATCAGTACCTGCACCAAGGCCAGACGTATTCCTTGCCCCAGCACGGTTTTGCCCGGGACCAGGAATTTACGGTGCTCTCCCAAACTTTAGATCAACTAGTGTATGAACTACGGTCATCTGAGCAGTCTTTGCAGGTGTACCCTTTTCAGTTTGCGTTGAGGATATTTTATACCTTGCAGGACCAGACCCTGGAGGTGAAATACCAGGTGCAGAATTTAGCCGAAGGGGAGATGCTGTTCTCCATTGGCGCGCACCCGGCCTTTAATTGTCCGCTCACGCCCAATACCACTTTTGAGGACTACTACTTAGAATTTTCCCATCCAGAAACCTTGGCGCGCTACCTGCTAGAAGACGGAACTGGGCTGCAGAACGGACAGACAGAACCGGTGCTGGACAACATGGCCATCCTGCCTTTGCGCTACAGCCACTATGAGAAAGATGCGCTGGTCTTTAAGAACGTGCGCTCAGAAAAGATTGCCTTAAAATGTGACCAACACCCGCATTACGTACAGATGCAGTTTGCCGGCTTCCCGTACCTGGGCATCTGGACCAAGCGGCCGGGCGCGCCTTTCCTGTGCCTGGAGCCGTGGCACGGCATTGCCGGAAGCGCTGGCTCGCCCCTAGAGCTAAGCCAGAAGGAAGGTATGGTTTCTTTGGGGAGCCACCAGACTTTTGAGGCCGCCTATACCATTGCCATCGGGTAA
- a CDS encoding efflux RND transporter periplasmic adaptor subunit, translated as MKKYIRVIVLLLLLVVSCKEKQEKTKPRLSAITESVYASGTVKAAEQYTAFPVVSGIVQTILVKAGDTVQKGAPLFLLEDNTASLNARNAQLALELSRENNLASSGRLQEAQSAVRIAREKYQLDSSLYQRQKRLWQQRIGTQVELEQRQLAYTSSRSNYTAARANLAQLNKQLRNEWQRANVTYDISKQLQSDFVVRSSISGKVYDVLMDKGELVSPQTPLAILGQANNFLLELEVDENDIVRVRRGQPVVILLDSYKGQVFEGVVEKIYPIMNEHSRTFKVEARFVKPPATLYPNLSAEANIVVQTKKNALLIPVEYLVEDQYVLVEPDQRRPVKVGLRDYRKAEILQGLDTTQFIYKPQ; from the coding sequence ATGAAAAAATACATTCGGGTGATAGTGCTGTTACTGCTGTTGGTGGTTTCCTGTAAAGAGAAACAGGAGAAAACCAAGCCCCGGCTGAGCGCCATCACGGAGTCTGTGTATGCCTCGGGCACGGTGAAAGCGGCAGAGCAGTACACGGCCTTTCCGGTGGTGAGTGGTATTGTGCAGACCATCCTAGTCAAAGCCGGAGACACCGTCCAGAAAGGAGCGCCGCTTTTTCTGCTGGAAGACAATACCGCCTCGCTCAACGCCCGCAACGCCCAACTAGCCCTGGAACTCAGCCGCGAAAACAACCTGGCTTCTTCTGGAAGGCTGCAAGAGGCCCAGTCGGCGGTGCGCATTGCCCGTGAGAAATACCAGCTGGACTCATCCCTCTACCAACGCCAGAAACGCCTGTGGCAGCAAAGGATTGGCACCCAAGTAGAGTTGGAACAGCGGCAACTGGCCTATACTTCTTCCCGCAGCAATTACACCGCCGCACGCGCCAATCTGGCCCAATTGAACAAGCAGTTGCGCAATGAGTGGCAACGCGCCAATGTGACTTATGACATCAGCAAACAGCTACAGAGTGATTTTGTGGTGCGCAGCAGCATTTCGGGTAAGGTGTATGACGTGCTCATGGACAAAGGTGAGTTGGTGAGCCCTCAGACGCCGCTGGCCATTCTGGGGCAGGCCAATAATTTTCTGTTGGAACTGGAAGTAGATGAGAATGACATTGTGCGGGTGCGCCGGGGGCAGCCGGTAGTGATTCTGCTGGACAGTTACAAAGGGCAGGTGTTTGAAGGCGTGGTGGAGAAAATCTATCCCATCATGAACGAACACTCCCGCACCTTCAAGGTAGAAGCCCGCTTTGTAAAACCACCCGCCACGCTGTATCCCAATCTCTCCGCCGAGGCCAACATTGTCGTGCAGACCAAGAAAAATGCCCTGCTCATTCCCGTGGAGTACCTGGTAGAAGACCAATATGTGCTAGTAGAACCAGACCAGCGCCGCCCAGTCAAAGTAGGCCTGCGCGATTACCGCAAAGCCGAGATCCTGCAAGGCCTGGATACTACCCAGTTTATTTATAAACCCCAGTAA